caatattttgtttttcattggtATCAAAACTATCACCAAGCGCGTGATCTCAGCTTGTAAGCTTTGAAAAAGGTTACAAACCGTAAAGCGCATGGATTAATACAAACTGAACTTACCTCAATTTCCATGCATTCATCGGATTCCAGCTGTATTCCACTTTCACTATCATCACCACACATCGCAATCGTTTTATTGCATTAATTTTAATAGACTGCGCTAATTTTGTGAACAGCGACTTTATCATTTACTTCTCTAGATAGGTTTGAAATTTCGAAACACATCAGGTAACACCAGCGATGTTTACATTCGAATGTGTATTCGTTCAGCCAGGTTCGAACGAAACCAATGGAACATTCTCCGAAGGTGTTCTAATCAGAGCGTTGGAACGAAAGCGGATACGGCCGTTaacaagaataagggtgattgataaactcctaatcacatcactcaccacagtgaatcctgatttttagctcccccactaacaactatcccttccttgataatcgctaggaaaccacgctatagaggcgacccatTATTTAaagttattgactatttaatgCTCGATTTAACGAATCtggcacaatgagaatgatttgtaACTCCCAAGCGTTATTcgatgtgttctttgtgcatattcgctggttcaggtcaatcacggagagcaacttcgAAGTTTCCTCCGACttacactgtgatcacgcgtattctagagcttgccactcagaatgcattcaaggcgtgttatttggcatagaaatctcaactaagtactaataaaaatgacgcaagtaatactacgttgagacggcgaaattcctctaggaacgttagtgccattgaagaagaagaagaacttcgaaatgtacagtctacccaagctcaagctcaaactgAAGGAAGTGaatgttacgaatcgttcaatCCAGGGTACGCATAGAACATTGTACATCTGGTACCGTTTGCGATGTAATATTCCTCTAATTAACTCCGGCTATGCTTCGGACGGCTAAGGTTCGATCAAGAAAACTTGCTGAACGTTCTTAGGGGTTTGGCGATACAGTATGCTAAATATTTACCTGCTAACATTAGAGCAATATTTCAGTAGATTTTATAAAATACTACAAAACAAAATCTACTTTCGACACTTTCTTCAAACcgatgtagaaaatttcaataatattattaatatttattgaaGTTCTCATAATTGCCTTTTGATTTCCTGTGCGATTATTGTTTATGGGTATATTCATGATCAAATACAAAAgcgtaatttttcattctataTGGAAATGGTATGTGTGTACGGTATGTGGACAACCCCTACTCGAGATATGTTTTATAacataaggcgtcgtgcacaaattacgtaatacttatgacagacatacagctgtacttgcgttgtacttcgaaaattgtatgtctgtcaccatgtacagcgctagaaccatgcaagcaactcggtacaatcgctgtacctgtaccgacctattatACCGCTGTACGTGGCTACAGTTGtgctgtgcgcagcgccatagacggttagtggtgagtagcatgaacaaaccgaatcaaaacacttggtatacattcttttcattgactttctcttgagttaataactcagattggaaacatatttgttgtgtttgatagtttagacggtaaataaaaacctttttcattcaaatattggtgaaaatacaatgcaatataTTCAAATTTATGATTGTCAgcttgacatgcggtacaatgtacaaccaaagtatgtgtgtcatgctatcgtggtacctgtacaacgctgtacacgtacaacgctagtacagttatATGACTGTCCATGGTATAACACGataagggggggaggggggtcgaagttgcgttactttctgtgtattagagataggaaattgcgttacgtagggggagagggggtccaaaatccggatttttagcgttacgtaatttgtgtacgacgCCTATGTGTGAAATATAAACGCAGCTTGaacttttttatcaaatatctcATACAGCCAAgataagtgaagtggaaggtaaaacgtaatgtcagaattgccgttcggacgtatcccgtaagtttgaacttatttacatagatggtatccaatcaacactaaacattgactacagtttcgccggcatggttgattgccgttatgaaccagcacaaaaaacaaagctgcaaattatacgccagtggcggtaccacgatcaaagcattccttgaatcacattagccgaaccagttggcggaagcatatgcataaaggttactaggttacaattttcaacgacaactgtttatttattatactgcttcaaataccttcgacgaaatcaaatgtaaccatatcaacgtaagtaataacataaacaaatccaaacttttcgtcttgccattcctcatacgtcttttctaaatagtgtaaattacgagccacctgttaactccaccatcttgcgtACAGCAGAAGAAAAGATGAGACATACACAAACACAGCCCGTTTGTTTACCAGCTCTCGCGTAGTATTTTTCCCATTTCGCTTCGCATTGCGTTCTGTTTTGGATGGGGTGAGTAGAAACGTCAAAACATAGAACGTCCACCTGGCCGCAATTCAGTGCTGTCGTTGGATTTCGGCATTCTACGCGTATTAAGAGAGGACATTTTCTATCCTTAATTGCACTACGAACCAGatggatttttcgaaaaagttAACTACTACACCGCAGTGATTCGGTGCTCATCTTTGTCTGCTTAAGTCCGTTAACATAAGAGTTCTCGTCCCTTCCGGCTCTGCTCAGCACAGAAACAGAAAATTTGTGTCGGATATGTCGGATCACGGTTGTGTTCATTTCTCTGCTTTCGTGAAGGAGTTTGGCCTGGAATCGTTCACGGTGGTGCACGCATATTTTAGCGTTTGTATCAACAAGGAATCCAGGCGGCGAAAGGCTTTATCCTGTCTGTGTTATAAGTGTGGCAGTTCCGGTCCCCAGTTATATTCCTGCCTCCATTGTATCTACTTCGGCTGCAAAGGAGCCCACATCAGTGACCATTGTAAGCAAACCAAGCATTACATCGTCCTGGAGCTGTGTTATGGAATGATATACTGCTATCAGTGCAGGGATTTCATTTACGATAGCGAATGTCAAGTGGTTGCTGAGAAGCATATCAAGAAGGAAGCGAAAAACTTGAATAAGAGTTTGTCGTGGAGGCCGTGGTCACCCTCGAAGCTGGAGATTGATTTGTTGTTGAAAAACCCCAAACGCCGGCATGTGACCGCCTTGACCAGTATTGGTCTGAGAGGCTTGCTGAATCTGGGTTCAACATGCTTCATGAACTGTATCGTACAGGCATTAATCCACACGCCTCTGTTGAGAGATTATTTTCTCGCAGAAAGACACGAATGTACCGCAAAAACCGCTGCCAAATGCCTCGTTTGTGAAGTGTCACGTCTTTTCCAGGAGTTTTACTCGGGAGCTCGAGGGCCCCTCTCGTTGCACAGATTACTGCATTTGATCTGGAACCACGCTCGTCATTTGGCAGGCTATGAGCAGCAAGATGCGCATGAGTTCTTTATTGCCACGTTGGATGTCCTTCATCGTCATTGTAAAATATCGATGAATGAAATAGCCGCCGCTGCGGCGGAGAAATCGAAGCAttctcagcagcagcagcaacagcaacaggaCAATAATCCAACTCAATGTAACTGTATTATTGATCAAATTTTCACCGGAGGCCTCCAAAGTGACGTTGTATGTCAATCGTGTAACGGTGTTTCTACGACAATCGATCCATTCTGGGATATCTCCCTGGATTTGGGCGAGGCCCAAAATCAGGGCTATGGGGGCCCTCCAAAATCACTGATTGATTGCTTGGAACGCTTTACCCGGGCCGAGCATCTGGGGTCAAGCGCTAAAATCAAATGCTCCAGTTGCAAGACTTACCAGGAATCCACTAAACAGCTGTCCATGCGTACACTGCCAATAGTCGCCAGCTTCCACCTGAAGCGTTTCGAACATTCTAGTCTGGtagaatgcattttttttctctgattCACTTCAGTACAGTCCAGCTAACGTAACATTTTACTCTTTAGATTGACAAAAAGATCTCAACCTTCATCTCATTCCCTGCGGAGCTTGACATGACCCCGTTCATGTCGAAAAAGAAGTCTGATCAGCCGAACCCATCATCTACCTCGTCCCCTTCGAAGTCTTCCAAGTCTTCGGATCGCAAACACAGTGGCAGCAGCAGTcagagcaacgaaggggaaccTAGCGTTCGGCAGCCGCACGATACGGGCGATTTCCGATACTCATTGTATGCTGTTATCAACCACGTGGGGACGCTGGACGCGGGGCACTACACGGCCTACGTCCGACATCAGAAGGACATTTGGGTCAAATGCGATGACCACATAATCACCACTGCCACCCTGAAGCAGGTGCTGGATAGTGAAGGGTAAATGAGAGAAAGCAGCAGTCAGATTCGCTATACGGATATTTAATCGTTGTTTACATCTTTACAGCTATCTTCTTTTTTATCACAAAAAGATACTGGAGTATGAATGAATAAGGATAGGATGAATGCATGTACCTAGACTTTGCATCGAGAAGATGAATATAAAATGTATGATTCGTACGTTTAAGCTCGGAACCCACTTGTGTTTGAATAGAAGAGTCCCGCTCAATGTGCCAGAAGCTGGAATTCAGAGAACATATTCGATAGCCTTTTGTGGGGTAATTCTATGACCTTTTCGTTGAAGATCACTCATCCATTGTGCGGTCTATTGGTCCACCATGGACGGAGGAAGgacagatatttttttaaacgccGTCTAGGGCAGCGGTcctcaacctttttttcataggggccacaaacacatgttagtcatggtgtcgcgggccgcaaaaaaataaatcaagaaGGGTGATGTCCaagtgtccaagatacgaccccattgttaacatagaactacgaaattatcgTTTCGTGAAGcaataagtaaataaaaaaattatcaaattaatTCTGAGCATagacatgtactgttgattgctcgctatcTAGAGCACTGAAACTGAATTACTGATCGTCTTGAATTTATAAGTTATTTTTCGGCATCTTTTAGAAAAATTACATCTTCATCTCAGAAGAGACAGAACGTCaatagaaaatccgaaccgGATCTATTGTGTGCTGGCGGTGGAGGTGAAAGCAATAGGGTCGAAAcaagttttccaccgaagaacacaactTTCAATGCTGAACCCGGACACAATAattgaaatcacgaaaattgaatgatggATTGAATCACAAACAAATCATTCACGATGTATCAGTCATCCAGCTGttgtttaatttgatttttcaaattggtcTTTTCCAAGGCTAGAAGGCACAGTCCTGAATTTACAGAAGCTCCCTTCAgccaaaaaataaatataaaatagatttttagaatgcatcgaaatttctaaaataactCTTTAGCGAAAGTTTTAGTGGTCCTAAAAAGGACCGATGGGTTGGAGTTGTTTTGTAGACGccgctgaagatggttgattcatggcGCATTTTTTTCtcgtgagaacaatacacgtaACGCACTCAGTATGCATCGCAACATTCTTCTTGTGCTACACATAGCGCGGTATTGGAGGaccgttatctatttgataacgcaTAGAATCAACAATTCGTACCATCGCCGCTATGTAATAGTTTTCTTCTGCTTTGTTTCTGCTCTACACTAGGCttgcttcttgcatattctgaagaTGCATTCTGTGGCGAAAAATGTTGTTcaacacaataaaaaaaatagaaactgaggttggCCATGGCGAGACCAATATTTAGAAAACCTTCACTGACAGCCAAATACATTCATCGACAAATTTTGACTAAGATGGACTTTCAAGCAAGTACACATACTTATAGATTTTTGCGATTTCAATAGTTCGCTTTCGCAGTAGTTTTgggttattgaaacaagttttgtgcCAATAGGTAACTAGCATTACTCATACACCTTTTATCTATTCAACGTATCAACGGTCGAACCTTTCTccccaaacgtaacgctctcgttttagaaatatTAACATATCACTCACCGGTTCCGGTTCCCGGAGTGAAATTTTTTGCTCCCGCCACATCGTCCCACCTGGCATCTTCGCTGTACCGAATGTAATAAAACTGTACCGGATCGCAAAAGACAACcactaatttatttattttattttattcattttttttttttgagccggGAAAAGCCCATTTAGTGTGCTTGaaacttttttctaaaatgggcataaaacctgctcatcttttgcttcAACGGAACATACAGTCCAAATGACACCCTCTTAATCCTAACAAAGATACGACTTATTCTAACTTGACACTAGGCTAGTATGTCCAGGCACCACACGGAACATACTACTAATAGGCTCATTATAGCAATAGTTAGTACGAAATGTAGGGAAGTCCTTCACCTCCTGCTTAGATCTAGATTCCGTTCTCCTCATACGAaattccaaatttggcatgtgagggtttttgggtacgagaataGTTTATACCTCTTCTGGAAGGGGGAAGAGgctccaataaaaatattatacatatttcaacgaaacatgacaattgaaaattttcgggaaaCTATGAAcgaaaattcgaaatttcgCATATATTCTATAATTACATCGTGACATCATGAAAATTTATATAGTTACTAGCTGACCTAACCAGctagtaaaacatttattgcactttaaaacctccacatgccaaatttggttttatttgtttgattcattctcgagttatgcagaacccattcctatctatataaataaaaaaggaaggccaaatgtgttgctaatcgcaaaatccgaagaaggaaaggtcccttttgagccgtgttgtttttgttgtattctgcccatagaacaatgctatgatgagaaaaagttttgaaatttgttctaaagaattcatattaaatcaataattttgggcgagaacgaagttcgccgggtcagctagctagtaaataaaaatggatcgccaaatgtgtaagCGCAGAGCTCGAGGAATGAATCGTCCGAGATTTGAGATGCCttcattttcttatattttcagtatcaaacatgtattccatgttaacggaggaacatgtcatttgcaagtgattgaaaagttttgaatgagaattgtttctgaaaataatttgatattattatgacgagttttggtagaagtactaggaaacttatagtaaaaggaaatagtAAAggttcgattagaagatcaatcaatgaacggtTCTGGAGTTGGACCGATGAAGTTTCGCTTactaagaaaatgtgaatgtttgaaggtattgataataaaaagTCCATTTTGGGAGGGAAGGaatttaccgggtcagctagtcatctataattttgcaaaaaattcagtaagttctaatgttagcAGGCAAATTTCCAGCCTAGTGCATCCCCGAAAAACCTGTGAAcgattcatattgatacgttctgCCTTTTTTTAGTCGATGGATGTTTGGAGTAAACTAGAGGAACACTTCATCGCAAGTTGTACCAGAAATACAGAATGCTCTGcatactctcagaatgaacgatcggTGTATGAGAAACGGtgtcattttgattattggcgctATTCACGAATTCACGCCTTACTTTTCAATAGGACCTTTCTGTttcgatcgattctcttcatcgacattcGCTACCGTTAATAACTCAGTGGTAAaagcatttcctgatgtgttcgatATTCAGGACTGTAGAGTTTATCATACTGTATGGAAAAACTGGCGCAAAATCTGTTTGcaaggccgtggttatcgaaagagaaagtcaatgaagagaatcgatcaaaaccaATAGGCTCTTATGAAAAGTTAAGCGTGAATTACTTTCTTTCCATCTTCAATTTGACGTTAAATCGGAAGTTCGTCAGACAAAAACATTGACCAAaacctgattttttttctcttgtatgtttgtatattttttcctaTATAATGTTTCCCTTGTGATattgtagaaaagtttacatattctTGTATTTCATTAGGTTTTCTTATTCAttaggttatgtactttccACACATACTTGCTTTAGGCCTTGTTCTCACTCCAGCGGGGCGACAACGTGGCTTGGACGGGGCGTGTGACgcttacgattaatcgtgtgtgttcttaccgatgtgttcacaTCAGGCTGACGTGACGTGAGCGTGGTTTTGACGTGTGActggcgtgcaaacgaaaaaacttcacgccggcgatatttATACTTCTCCGTTTCTCTCtagcatatgtttgtttgtagtagtgacataattatttttttttcgttttttttaaattttttttacgttttttaccCTCCGAGTTTTTAGCCGGAAACGTCCAACGATgttggaatattgaaaaataaaccaattttcattctttcattcaaaaacatacattgacaattttcatagaacacgccgctggcacggtgcaatgtgagtgaattaGAATATCGTGGCGAGAAGTGAACACGCCCCGCTCACGCCACGTTGACGCCCTGCTGCCGTGAGAACATGGCCTTAAACCGAATTTATTCCCCAATTATTAGGGATACCGAATTTATTCTATTattagggataccatctggttggagttgaaaatcaggacacctgtcacAGTTACGAATCACCAACCCATTGTGATTCtttgagaaataaataaataaaaacacgtttagtttatttatttaacgctagctgacccggcaaacttcgtcccgcctaacatttgttttttgttatcaataccttcaaacattcacgttttcttactatgagcaagttcatgggtctaatcgcagaactgttcactgattggtcttctaatcgaccccatgaaatttaccttttactataaaatgcctagtatttctaacaaaactcatcattataatatcagattattttcagacacaattctcgttcaagatatgggaatttaattttccgaattttctctttttcctttagagttctccgaaaattttcaattgtcatgtttggttggaatattttcggttgaaatatgtgtaatatttttatgggaccccctctccattccagaggatggaggggtgtcataccatcatagaaacatttctcatacccaaaaacaaactgtgcttaattagttctcgagttatgcagaaatttgtgtttcatttcaaatttcaaacgcAAGAGCTCCTTCTACAACCCAAATTTTCAGAGCGGTTGGATTTCTGCACCACATAGTTCAGCATTGATTGGAAGTGGATGCCAATCAAATGTTCTGGCAATGTTTCGGTGCTTGGATATGCTTCTCCTATTCAGATCTACCTGTAATGTGTCATTGATGATTTTAAACTTCTGCTTCAACAAAATGGCTAAATCTCTAAA
The Toxorhynchites rutilus septentrionalis strain SRP chromosome 2, ASM2978413v1, whole genome shotgun sequence genome window above contains:
- the LOC129768074 gene encoding ubiquitin carboxyl-terminal hydrolase nonstop, whose translation is MSDHGCVHFSAFVKEFGLESFTVVHAYFSVCINKESRRRKALSCLCYKCGSSGPQLYSCLHCIYFGCKGAHISDHCKQTKHYIVLELCYGMIYCYQCRDFIYDSECQVVAEKHIKKEAKNLNKSLSWRPWSPSKLEIDLLLKNPKRRHVTALTSIGLRGLLNLGSTCFMNCIVQALIHTPLLRDYFLAERHECTAKTAAKCLVCEVSRLFQEFYSGARGPLSLHRLLHLIWNHARHLAGYEQQDAHEFFIATLDVLHRHCKISMNEIAAAAAEKSKHSQQQQQQQQDNNPTQCNCIIDQIFTGGLQSDVVCQSCNGVSTTIDPFWDISLDLGEAQNQGYGGPPKSLIDCLERFTRAEHLGSSAKIKCSSCKTYQESTKQLSMRTLPIVASFHLKRFEHSSLIDKKISTFISFPAELDMTPFMSKKKSDQPNPSSTSSPSKSSKSSDRKHSGSSSQSNEGEPSVRQPHDTGDFRYSLYAVINHVGTLDAGHYTAYVRHQKDIWVKCDDHIITTATLKQVLDSEGYLLFYHKKILEYE